A genomic region of Microbacterium schleiferi contains the following coding sequences:
- a CDS encoding TetR/AcrR family transcriptional regulator, giving the protein MTSPPARAPRNTLSRDRIIAAAKKIADDEGLDAVTIRRIAAELGVKAMAVYHHVTNKDEILDELIDLVFSEVEAPAISGPWRDELARRCRSMREALRRHPWAVGLMETRGTPGPANLAGHEAVLGVLRAAGFSIPATAHAFAILDAFVYGFVLQETMLDIVEITEIAPDFAAAINPALFPHLAEITTQHVMSDGYRFADSFEVGLTLTLDGIGRLLDPGELAAPA; this is encoded by the coding sequence GTGACGTCTCCCCCCGCCCGCGCGCCGCGTAACACTCTCAGCCGCGATCGCATCATCGCCGCCGCGAAGAAGATCGCGGATGACGAGGGGCTCGATGCGGTCACGATCCGTCGCATCGCCGCAGAGCTCGGCGTCAAAGCGATGGCCGTGTACCACCACGTCACAAACAAAGACGAGATCCTCGACGAGCTGATCGATCTGGTCTTCAGCGAGGTTGAGGCTCCGGCAATCTCCGGGCCATGGCGAGACGAGCTGGCGCGCCGGTGCCGGTCGATGCGGGAGGCCCTCCGCCGCCACCCCTGGGCCGTCGGCCTCATGGAGACGAGGGGAACCCCGGGCCCCGCGAATCTCGCCGGGCACGAAGCCGTTCTCGGCGTGCTGCGCGCAGCAGGCTTCTCCATCCCAGCGACCGCCCATGCGTTCGCCATCCTCGATGCGTTCGTCTACGGGTTCGTCCTCCAGGAGACCATGCTCGACATCGTCGAGATCACCGAGATCGCCCCAGATTTCGCCGCCGCCATCAACCCCGCGCTCTTTCCACACCTCGCGGAAATAACCACGCAGCATGTCATGTCCGACGGCTACCGCTTCGCCGACTCTTTCGAGGTTGGCCTCACCCTCACCCTCGACGGCATCGGCCGCCTCCTCGACCCCGGGGAACTCGCAGCGCCCGCGTGA